DNA sequence from the Vicia villosa cultivar HV-30 ecotype Madison, WI linkage group LG3, Vvil1.0, whole genome shotgun sequence genome:
CCTCTCCAAACACCGGGCTTTGCGACCCATCGAAGGCTTTGACCACCAGACGGCTTGGTCTTATTACTAGTCCTTCCAAGTCTATCTTGTCCAAGGTGgattttggcatcacatttaatgacGAACCTGTGTCAATCAGAACCCTAGATAGATGGGCTTTCCCGCATTGTATGAatatatgcaaggctttgttatgCTCTTTCCCTTGTGGGGGTAGCTCATGGTCACTAAAGCttaggcatgccccagcagtgagattagccaccattccatcgaattgatttacagtgatgtccttagttacgTGGGCAGCGCTCAAGATTTTCATCAGGGTGTCTCGATGTTTTTCTGAATGTATTAACAGCGAGAGGAGTGATATCCTGGATGGAGTTTGGTGCAACTGGTCCACTACcttataatcacttttcttaatcaaCGCCAAGAACTCTTCAGCATCTTTGTTAGTGGTTTCTTTGTCTTTGGATGTGTTTTTCTCAGTCGGGACCACGGTAGCTTGATCACTTGCCTGTGCTAAGTTctcctttgatttttccgtatTGAATATGCGACCACTACGAGTCATGCCCCCAGGCCCAGCGATGTTTGTCACATCGGTACTAGTATTAGACTCATATTCCCAAGGGACTGCTTTCATTTTGTCCATAGGGTACGGATCTCTGActgggatgatcctagtgtgTACTTGTGTGGGTATCAACACTGGCGCTTTGGCGCAAGGGATGATCAATGTCTTCCTTGCCCCTTGCCTAGGTATCATCAATGGTTCATTCCTGTCCATCAtggccacatattcctcttcgggATGTTCCTCAAATTGGATTACCCCTTGATCCACCAGCCTTTGCAAGGTTTTCTTGAAAgcctcgttatgttctaggatgaaCCCTCTTGcgagtagatacctcttaagggcgtcTATGGGGGAACTCCGTTGTTGAACTAACTCCTGCTCTGTGACTacctctattgcattgactgtgcCATCATGGCGAGGCATGGGGTTCGTCTTtacattaggtttgtcaaaagcaattgcccctgactctattaGGTCCTGAACCTTGTGCCTAAAAGCCCAACACTTTTCCAATGTATGtccaggagaattggcgtgaaattcacacctttcattagctTTGAAATTGGGTGTAGCTTTTCCGGGAATCGGAGGTGGCATAGGCCTGAGTTCCACTAATTGCTCATTTAACAAATATTTCAGTATTTCACTTTTAGAAGTGGGCAAAGGGTCGAACTTCCTCGGAGGGCCTTGGAATCTGCTCTGTTGAGGTGGGTATGTCATAGGAGGTCTAAACTCTTGGTGCACTACtgcattggtctccccttccttctttttagcgaaggttgaggtgggcctctttgagtgataagagttagatgaagctccttgtatcttcccatcctTGATTCCGTCCTCAATTCTTTCTCCGATAACCACCAGATCTGAAAATCCCGAGGATACGCTCCCaatcattttatcgtagtatggtccttgcagagTTCTCATAAACATGTCAACCAGCTCTTTTTCCAATAATGGAGGATGGACTCGGGATGCCATTTCtcgccatctttgggcgtatTCCTTGAATGACTCTTCCTTTTTCTGGGATAAGTTCTgcagttgcatccgattgggtgccatgtccagattgtacttgtactgctttaggaatgtattagcaaggtcgttcTAGCTTCGGATATGTGTCTTTTCCAACTGCATGTACCATTCAACAGATGCCCCACTCAGgctgtcttggaagaaatgcatcattagcttttgatcatTGGCGTAAGCAGCCATCTTCCTGACATACATGCGTAAATGACTTCTAGGACATGTAagtcccttgtatttctcaaagttgggtatcttgaacttatgaggaatagtcaaatccggcaccaagctcatttcgtaggtatccacatcaaagacatcataTCCTTCTACTGCCTTCaacctttcttccagcgccttgatttgtccactattTCTAGCACTTTCCTCAGAATCAGCTTGAGTTTGCTTATGTTGGGACTCCTGATTTGGTTCGTCCACTTCCCCATATTGTAAATCCACATAATCCTCATCCTTGGGTGGATTGCTAGCAGGGATGCGAACAGTGCGAGGCGCCCCCTCTTTCTGAGTGGCGGGAATAAATCCTTCATGGGaggcttctccctcttcatgggttttGGTAACCCTCTTTGATGAGTGGGCGTTTGACTTATGAGGGTCaaagcctcgaacatatcctaacagTGGATTGCCATCGTTTGGCATTTCCTCATACCGATTCCGAGCTTCCCTAGCCCTTTCATGCTCATCCTTAATGTCCTTCATGAAACTCAACATTTGAGTCATTCCTCCCTTAATCTCATCCACAGTTCCTTTCAACTGGGTCacttcttcgcgaagggcggcttgattctgctctagttgttcca
Encoded proteins:
- the LOC131659833 gene encoding uncharacterized protein LOC131659833; amino-acid sequence: MTQMLSFMKDIKDEHERAREARNRYEEMPNDGNPLLGYVRGFDPHKSNAHSSKRVTKTHEEGEASHEGFIPATQKEGAPRTVRIPASNPPKDEDYVDLQYGEVDEPNQESQHKQTQADSEESARNSGQIKALEERKMAAYANDQKLMMHFFQDSLSGASVEWPMPPPIPGKATPNFKANERCEFHANSPGHTLEKCWAFRHKVQDLIESGAIAFDKPNVKTNPMPRHDGTVNAIEVVTEQELVQQRSSPIDALKRYLLARGFILEHNEAFKKTLQRLVDQGVIQFEEHPEEEYVAMMDRNEPLMIPRQGARKTLIIPCAKAPVLIPTQVHTRIIPVRDPYPMDKMKAVPWEYESNTSTDVTNIAGPGGMTRSGRIFNTEKSKENLAQASDQATVVPTEKNTSKDKETTNKDAEEFLALIKKSDYKVVDQLHQTPSRISLLSLFSDHELPPQGKEHNKALHIFIQCGKAHLSRVLIDTGSSLNVMPKSTLDKIDLEGLVIRPSRLVVKAFDGSQSPVFGEVDLPVVIGPHTFCINVQVMEIEPAYTCLLGRPWIHAAGAITSTLHQKVKFVDGNSIVTVNGEEDIFVSNLDSYRYIEAGEKALETSFQALKIATAVTLPIEKTRRAVTSWRDLQDTKMEGGAKFQKCKRKEIVWG